Genomic segment of Arthrobacter antioxidans:
TGATGTTCTGGGCCGGCCAGCGTCCCCAGGAGGACCGTCACCCCGGGAATTTCCTCATCGAGGAGACGGTGATCGACCAGGTCCGTCTCCCGGCCCATGCGGCCAGGGGATCGATGGTCCCCTTCACCCTCACGGCCGGCACCGTTCCCGCTCCGACGGTCACCTCACCCGTCCTACGGGTTCGCTGGTTCCTGCGGGCTGCACTCGAGGTACCGTTCCGGCGCGACCCTGAAGTGACCGTGCCCCTGGCCGCGGGCACCAGGATCCATTCCCGGGCCTGATCTATCGCACGACGACGACGTTGCCGCCGGCATGGTGCAGTACCGCATGGACCGTGGATCCGAGCCGGATACCCAGTGTGTTGCCGCCCTTGGCCCCGAGGACCACACACGCGGCCCTCTCGGTCTCCTCCACGATGCGACCAGGCACTGACGCAGCGAGGACGAGGTCCCGGGTTGCGGTCAGGCCCGCGCGCTCGCCGAGCAGCGCGGAGGCCTGCTCCAGGATCGGATCCTGCTCCACCTCCCGCGACGACGCTTCGGCAATCCCGTCCCGGTGAGGGGCGCCCACGTGCAGGAGCCGAAGCGACTTGTGCAGGATGCGGGCCAGCTCGGTCGCGACCATCACCGCCCGGTCGCTTTCGGGAGAACCGTCGACCGCGACCAGGACGGTGTCGTGCGTCGGACGGGCATCACGGACCACCATGACGGGACAGGACGCGGTGGAGACGAGGTGGAGGCTCACCGATCCGATCAGCAACCCGGAGAAGCCGCCGAGGCCCCGCGTCCCGGTGACGAGGAGGGAGGCCTCGTTCGAGAGCGTCGTCAGGACGCCGGTGGGTGCACCTGTCACCATCCGGTCATGCACCTCGAGATCCGGCTCGGAGCGGCGCGCCAGATCGAGTCCTTCCGCCAGGATCCGGTGTGCATCCCCGCGCAGCCCGCTGTCCTCGACGCCCGCCACCGGTCCCAGCCGATCCGTGAAGTACGGCCAGATGAAGGCGTGCGCGACGACGAGCGGCACCTCGGCCGCCCCGGCATAGCGGGAGGCCCACAGGACGGCTCTCTTCGATTCGTCGGAACCGTCATAGCCGACCATCACCGGCTTGCCTTCGCGCATCCCCGCGGTGCCGCCCCTGCCGGACGTCATGCCGAGACGCCGGCGGGCTGGGCGGCGGCGGGATCGCCGTCGGGTGACCCGAGCGGGCCGTGCGCGATGATCACCGGGCAGGCGGAACGCTCGGCGACGGCGGAACTCACAGACCCGAGGAGGAGTCCCACGAACCCACCGTGACCGCGCGAGCCGACGACGACCATCGACGCCGTCCGGCTCTCCTCGATGAGCACCTGGGCCGTCGGCCCCTGCAGCACCCGGCGCTCCACCACGCACGGTGGCTCCTCCCCGAACGCCGCCGACAGCGCGTCGTCGAGTGCCGTCTCGGCGAGTTCGTCGGGGTTCCAGGTGATGGGGGCGAAGGTGCCGAAACCTATGGGGTACTGCCACACCGTCACGGCCCTGATGACATCACCGGCGAGGGGGACGAGGCTGCCCGCGAGTTCCAGAGCGGCGATCGACTGCTCCGACCCGTCGACGCCGACCACGAGGACGCGGGGCTTGCGGGGTGGGGTGGTCATGTCCATGATGGGGGTCTGCTCCTTCGCGACAGGTGAACGTGCGCCCCGTCATCGTCTCCAGCCCCTCATGTGCTGGGTAGGGTCGAAAGGCCCGCCCGATGTTGGGCCGTTGTGCCCTGACGACGCGCACGGTACCGGATGATGATGGTGCTTGAACACGAGGCACCCCGGCCCGGTAGCGCCGGGCGCGTCGACGACGTCGGAGGTTGGAGATGGACTACCCCGTGACCGGAGTGCATCCCGAGGATGCCACGGTGTTCATCCTCGACGACCATGAGCTGGTCCGGCGTGGGTTGCGCGAACTGTTGGAGAGCGAGGGTTTCTCCATCATCGGAGAATCCGGATCGGCCGAGGAGGCGGCCCGGAGGATCCCTGCCCTGTCGCCGGACATCTCGATCCTCGACGCGAGGCTGCCCGACGGCACGGGCATCGAAGTGTGCCGCGACGTGCGCTCGGTCGACCCCTCCCTGGCGTGCGTGATCCTGACGAGCTATGACGACGACCAGGCGTTGCGCGGTGCGGTGCTCGCGGGTGCCTCCGGGTACATCCTGAAGGAGATCCTCGGATCCGACCTCGTCGAGAAGGTCCGCCGGGCGGCGTCCGGTCAGTCGTTGTTCGCGGCCGGCGTGACGGAACGGATCACCTCCGGGCTCCAGGACGCCCCGGTCGAGGACCCGCGGCTGGAAGGCCTGACCAGTCAGGAGAAGAAGGTCCTGGCACTCATCGGGGCCGGGCTGACCAATCGGGAGATCGGCGCGGAGCTGTTCCTCGCGGAGAAGACCGTGAAGAACTACGTGTCGTCCCTGCTGTCGAAGTTGGGATTCCAGCGCCGCACCCAGGCAGCGGTGTTCATCTCCCGCCCGTCGGGTCCACCGTCTCCGTCGCATTCAGAGGGATCCTGAGGCGGATCTCCGTTCCCTCCCCGGGTTCACTGAGGATGGAGATCGTGCCGTCGCAGAGTTCGGCACGGCGCTTCATGTTGGCGATGCCGCTGGTGCGGGTGGGATTCTCGAACCCGCGGCCGTCGTCGGTGATCTTCAGCTCGAGGTGGTCGTTGATCGCTCGCAGCGTCACCGTGATGGTCTGCGCGTCGGCATGGCGCAGCGCGTTCGACAGCCCTTCGAGCAATACGGCCCTGACATGGTCGGCGCGCTCATCGTCCAGCGCCGCGTCGAGCGGGCCGGACAGCTGGAGGACCGGAGCAAGATCATGGCCGTCGAAGGCATCCGCGACGAGGGAGAAGATCGTCGAGGTGAACGTCGGAGTGACCTGCGGAACCGTGCGCAGCGAGTAGATGGTGTCACGCAGTTCCCGGATGGTCTCGTCCAGTTCCGTCGTCACCGCGGAGATGCGGGTCAGAGCCTCTCCGTCGGGCGTGTACTTGCGCAGGCTCTGGATGCTCAGTCCGGCCGCGAAGAGCCGCTGGATGACCAGGTCGTGCAGGTCCCGTGCAATACGGTCACGGTCGCCGAAGACGGCCTCCTGTTCCCGCTGGCGGTGGACGCGCAGCAGTTCGAGGGCCAGGGACACATGGGATACGAAGGTGGTCATCATCTCGTGGTCGACGTCGGAGAACGGCGACCCACCCGATGGTCGGCCGACGACGAGGAAGCGGCGGTCGCCGTCGCCCGGGAGCTTGCTGCACAGGGCCGTCCCGATCATGCCTTCCGGAGCGCCGGGCAGCACCTGCGCGAATTCGTCAGCATCCAGGACGATGGGTGACAGCGTGGTCGGAAGCCTGTCGAGCAGCGTCGGATCCAGGTTCGACTGGCCGAGAAGGGCCTCGACCTCGACACCGTCCACTGCCTCGCAGCCCACCCCCCGGTGGCTACCGAAATCCCTGAGGACGGCCGCGAGGATACTCTGCGACGCGTTCAGCGCGTGGGTGGCGAGGATGTCCAGGTCGTGCCGTGCTTCGTCGTGCTGGCCGAGCAGTTCCCTCACGGCATTCAACCCGCCCTCGAGCCACCGGGTCCGCCGATTCGCTTCATCGAAGAGCCGCGAGTTCTCGATCGCGACCCCCGCGGCGGAGGCCAGGGCCACGACGAGCTGTTCGTCGTCGACGGAGAAGTCCTCACCTCCGTTCTTGTCGGTCAGGTACAGGTTCCCGAAGACGCGGTCGTGGATGCGGATCGGGACACCGAGGAAGGACTTCATCGGCGGGTGGTCCGCCGGGTAGCCATAGGCGAGGGGATGTTCGCGCAGATCGGAGAGGCGGAGCGAATGCGGCACGGAGATCAGCAGGCCGAGGATCCCGTGTCCCGTCGGGAACTGGCCGATCCGCCGGATCTCGTCGTCCTCCAGGCCCACCGTCGTGAAGTGACCGAGTGTACGGTCCGGGCCGATGACTCCGAGGGCCCCGTAGCGGGCATCCACCAGTCGGCAGGCCGCCGAGATGACGCGTTCCAGAACCGTGTCGAGCCCGAGGTCGTCCGCTATGGCTGCGAAGGCGGCGAGGAGGTCTTCCATCCCGGCGAGCGCCGTCGTCCGCGAGGGCGCTCCGTTGGGCAGTTCTTCAGAATAGGTGACCACGTGCCGCACTCCGTACTGTCGACGTGATGTCCCGCCCCCAGGAGAATCACGATCCGTCATCCATGACGAGACCTGACCTGCTGTCCGGCAAAAGGGTCAGAGTGCCCTATCCGGCCCGTAGGTCACTTCGTAGTGTCGATCTATGGAAGCCGAGAATACACCTACGGAAATCCTTCCAGCGCATGAATGCTGGAAATTGCTCCGGGATGCTCCCTTCGGGCGCCTCGCTCTGTGCGTTCAGGGGATTCCCGGCATCTTTCCGGTCAATTTCGTCGTGGATCACGGCACGATCGTCTTCCGGACCTCGGAGGGGACGAAGTCCCGATTCTCCGAGAAAGCGCCGGTCGCATTCGAGACGGACGGCTTCGTCGACGGCGGAGCGCGGGTGTGGAGCGTGATCGTTCACGGGCAGGCTACGACCATCAACCAGACGAGTGAACTCCTGGACACCGTCCACCTGCCGCTGCATCCGTGGGAGATGGGCCGTAAGGACCGCTTCATGCGACTGGTTCCCGAGACGATCACCGGACGTTCATTCGCTCCGCTGTACGCGTCGGCGAACCGTCAGGAGGCTCGGGCTCGCGATGAGTGAGGACCAGGGTGGGGCAGGGTGGCTCCAGGAGCAGCGTATGCGTGACCGAGCCGAGGGACATCGCTGATCGCGCACCGCTCCCGTGGCGGCCGATCACCAGCAGATCCGAGCCGGTGCCATAGAGCGCGAGCGCCTCGACGGGCGTGTGCAGGTCATCGACGACCCAGCTCACGAGGAGGTCCGGGTAGCGTGTGCGCACGGCCAGGAGCATCGGCGCCGCACCGACCGCCATACGTTGCGGTGACGAACCCAGTGCGGTCACCACCGTCAGGCCCATTCCTGCCGAGTGGGCCTCCTCGGCCGCTCTCATGAGAGCGGCCCGGGACACCTCCGAGCCGTCCACACCCACCACCACTCCCCCTCCGGCCTGGCCGGAGTCCGTCCGATAGCCATAGGCCGGCGGCACGACGGCGACGGGCGTCGCGGAGTTCAGCGCCACCTGCAGGGCCACGGAGCCCTTGTACTCCCCGCTGGTGGGATCCCTCCGGTCCGCGCCCACGACGATCATGGGTGCGGCGGCCGAGAGGCCCAGGAGCGCCTCGACGACGTCGCCGCAGTGGAGATACGTACTGACCCGCAGACCCGGGTACCTGTGGGCGACGCGCGACGCTTCGCGGCTGACCATCACTCGCCCGGCGATCACCTCGTCGCCGTAGAGGCGGCCCGGTGGCATCAGGGACGGGTCGGTGATGGCGTGCAGGACCGTCAGCGGGGCGTCGAGGGCCGCAGCACGTGCGGCCGCCCATTCCACCGCAGGTCGGTCCGCCGCGGAATCGCGCATCGCGACGAGCATCGGTTCGGAGCGCTGGACCGGTGGTTTCGTTGCTGTCGCCTCTGGAAGGACCGTCGTCATGGTGCATTCCTCACATGCTTGTTCTGATCAGGAACGATGACGGCTCGCCCCCACGCGCATCCTTCCCGGCGGCGGCGACGGCCGTCGGACCGACCCGGAGGGCGTCCGTGAGTCTCAGGCGTCGCGGGGAGGGGCACCCTCCCACGATCACAGATC
This window contains:
- a CDS encoding GAF domain-containing sensor histidine kinase produces the protein MVTYSEELPNGAPSRTTALAGMEDLLAAFAAIADDLGLDTVLERVISAACRLVDARYGALGVIGPDRTLGHFTTVGLEDDEIRRIGQFPTGHGILGLLISVPHSLRLSDLREHPLAYGYPADHPPMKSFLGVPIRIHDRVFGNLYLTDKNGGEDFSVDDEQLVVALASAAGVAIENSRLFDEANRRTRWLEGGLNAVRELLGQHDEARHDLDILATHALNASQSILAAVLRDFGSHRGVGCEAVDGVEVEALLGQSNLDPTLLDRLPTTLSPIVLDADEFAQVLPGAPEGMIGTALCSKLPGDGDRRFLVVGRPSGGSPFSDVDHEMMTTFVSHVSLALELLRVHRQREQEAVFGDRDRIARDLHDLVIQRLFAAGLSIQSLRKYTPDGEALTRISAVTTELDETIRELRDTIYSLRTVPQVTPTFTSTIFSLVADAFDGHDLAPVLQLSGPLDAALDDERADHVRAVLLEGLSNALRHADAQTITVTLRAINDHLELKITDDGRGFENPTRTSGIANMKRRAELCDGTISILSEPGEGTEIRLRIPLNATETVDPTGGR
- a CDS encoding universal stress protein; this translates as MTSGRGGTAGMREGKPVMVGYDGSDESKRAVLWASRYAGAAEVPLVVAHAFIWPYFTDRLGPVAGVEDSGLRGDAHRILAEGLDLARRSEPDLEVHDRMVTGAPTGVLTTLSNEASLLVTGTRGLGGFSGLLIGSVSLHLVSTASCPVMVVRDARPTHDTVLVAVDGSPESDRAVMVATELARILHKSLRLLHVGAPHRDGIAEASSREVEQDPILEQASALLGERAGLTATRDLVLAASVPGRIVEETERAACVVLGAKGGNTLGIRLGSTVHAVLHHAGGNVVVVR
- a CDS encoding universal stress protein, whose protein sequence is MTTPPRKPRVLVVGVDGSEQSIAALELAGSLVPLAGDVIRAVTVWQYPIGFGTFAPITWNPDELAETALDDALSAAFGEEPPCVVERRVLQGPTAQVLIEESRTASMVVVGSRGHGGFVGLLLGSVSSAVAERSACPVIIAHGPLGSPDGDPAAAQPAGVSA
- a CDS encoding pyridoxamine 5'-phosphate oxidase family protein codes for the protein MEAENTPTEILPAHECWKLLRDAPFGRLALCVQGIPGIFPVNFVVDHGTIVFRTSEGTKSRFSEKAPVAFETDGFVDGGARVWSVIVHGQATTINQTSELLDTVHLPLHPWEMGRKDRFMRLVPETITGRSFAPLYASANRQEARARDE
- a CDS encoding response regulator — encoded protein: MDYPVTGVHPEDATVFILDDHELVRRGLRELLESEGFSIIGESGSAEEAARRIPALSPDISILDARLPDGTGIEVCRDVRSVDPSLACVILTSYDDDQALRGAVLAGASGYILKEILGSDLVEKVRRAASGQSLFAAGVTERITSGLQDAPVEDPRLEGLTSQEKKVLALIGAGLTNREIGAELFLAEKTVKNYVSSLLSKLGFQRRTQAAVFISRPSGPPSPSHSEGS
- a CDS encoding universal stress protein: MTTVLPEATATKPPVQRSEPMLVAMRDSAADRPAVEWAAARAAALDAPLTVLHAITDPSLMPPGRLYGDEVIAGRVMVSREASRVAHRYPGLRVSTYLHCGDVVEALLGLSAAAPMIVVGADRRDPTSGEYKGSVALQVALNSATPVAVVPPAYGYRTDSGQAGGGVVVGVDGSEVSRAALMRAAEEAHSAGMGLTVVTALGSSPQRMAVGAAPMLLAVRTRYPDLLVSWVVDDLHTPVEALALYGTGSDLLVIGRHGSGARSAMSLGSVTHTLLLEPPCPTLVLTHREPEPPDGSPTRTAERMNVR